Proteins from a single region of Methanoculleus taiwanensis:
- a CDS encoding DHA2 family efflux MFS transporter permease subunit: MHPSNGDLTQRHYTLILISISLATFMTALDGTIVNIALPTISEIFNLPSTTVAWVATAYLLVLTGCVLIFGKMADRIGFKIIFLAGFGVFTAGSFFCGFFPEFFNSFDTLIASRVVQAIGGAMIGAIAPALVAAFFPMKMKGKAMGMVTMFAALGTAAGPILGGVLTQYLSWNWIFYINVPVGIAAILIGSYAIPASPAAQATPSPFDRLGALLVFIGLGSLIYAVSEGSTLGWTDPTIMAALAAAVITLGYLVLHELKMSDPLLDFRLFANRNFLYVNLMLILSYFLFGGVNYLLPFFLELVKGLDPSTSGFVLTALSVAMMVSGLLAGMLINSIGNRKLCITGAIAVSAGYLMFQFFSADSSMLYIVGTLAVVGFGVGLLVSPGTNMAMSMASRDKHGMVSSLINVERYGPMTLGISFISMIFIQAMLTVGTHRHVTESSPANIRIDVLATGFDLVFVAVFIISLAVVALAFLSRDEVHADNLDEETLETAVVGV, translated from the coding sequence ATGCATCCATCGAACGGCGATCTCACTCAGCGGCACTATACGCTGATCCTGATCTCGATCTCCCTGGCAACGTTCATGACGGCGCTCGACGGGACGATCGTGAACATCGCCCTCCCGACGATATCGGAGATCTTCAATCTCCCCTCGACGACGGTCGCCTGGGTCGCTACGGCATACCTGCTCGTGCTGACCGGCTGCGTTCTCATCTTCGGCAAGATGGCGGACAGAATCGGTTTTAAGATCATATTCCTCGCCGGGTTCGGGGTTTTCACGGCAGGTTCGTTCTTCTGCGGCTTTTTCCCGGAGTTCTTCAATTCATTCGATACGCTGATCGCTTCAAGAGTCGTCCAGGCGATCGGCGGAGCGATGATCGGCGCCATCGCCCCGGCGCTGGTTGCTGCGTTCTTCCCGATGAAGATGAAAGGAAAGGCAATGGGGATGGTGACCATGTTTGCGGCGCTCGGAACCGCGGCAGGCCCGATCCTCGGCGGCGTCCTGACGCAGTACCTCTCCTGGAACTGGATCTTTTACATCAACGTCCCGGTGGGCATCGCCGCCATCCTGATCGGCTCGTATGCAATACCGGCAAGCCCGGCAGCACAGGCCACACCCTCCCCCTTCGACCGGCTCGGCGCCCTTCTGGTCTTTATCGGGCTCGGGTCGCTGATCTACGCGGTCAGCGAGGGATCGACGCTCGGCTGGACCGACCCGACGATCATGGCGGCGCTCGCGGCCGCGGTTATCACGCTCGGGTACCTCGTCCTCCACGAACTGAAGATGAGCGACCCGCTGCTCGATTTCCGGCTCTTCGCGAACAGGAACTTCCTGTACGTCAACCTCATGCTCATCCTCTCCTACTTCCTCTTCGGCGGCGTCAACTACCTCCTCCCGTTCTTCCTCGAACTGGTGAAGGGTCTTGATCCATCGACCTCCGGGTTCGTTCTTACCGCCCTCTCGGTCGCCATGATGGTGAGCGGCCTCCTCGCCGGCATGCTGATCAACAGCATCGGGAACCGGAAACTCTGCATCACCGGTGCAATCGCCGTTTCCGCCGGATACCTGATGTTCCAGTTCTTCTCGGCAGATAGCTCGATGCTCTACATCGTCGGCACACTCGCCGTGGTCGGATTCGGTGTCGGCCTCCTGGTCTCGCCCGGCACGAATATGGCGATGAGCATGGCCTCCCGGGATAAGCACGGCATGGTCTCAAGCCTCATCAACGTGGAGCGTTACGGCCCGATGACCCTCGGCATCTCCTTCATCAGCATGATCTTCATCCAGGCGATGCTGACGGTCGGGACGCACCGGCATGTTACCGAATCCTCCCCGGCGAACATAAGAATAGACGTCCTTGCCACCGGGTTCGATCTGGTCTTCGTCGCCGTCTTCATCATATCTCTGGCCGTCGTCGCCCTCGCCTTCCTGAGCAGGGACGAGGTGCACGCCGACAACCTCGACGAGGAGACCCTCGAGACTGCGGTCGTCGGGGTCTGA
- a CDS encoding dienelactone hydrolase family protein, whose translation MRGSIILFASVAVLLIFAGCVTPSEGSNGGTANGTTVEIESGGQTYPAYIAAPGENGTYPAVVLIHSFNGLEPGYRDMVDRFAGEGFVVVAPEWQTYEQSPEDNVTEALIRDTVAYLGTRPDVNASSLGLTGFCAGGRYTMLFLPQIEEFDAGVAWYGFPYSGGQANGTPPADLIGDLADPMLIIHGTADQASPVAEIYRYATDLDAAGKYFELKVYQGEPHGFMVEDGELSTSFVAEDAYGEMVTFFNRTLG comes from the coding sequence ATGAGAGGGAGTATCATATTGTTTGCATCGGTGGCCGTCCTGCTCATCTTCGCCGGGTGTGTCACCCCGAGCGAAGGGAGTAACGGCGGGACGGCGAACGGGACGACGGTGGAGATCGAGAGCGGCGGTCAGACGTATCCGGCCTACATTGCGGCGCCGGGAGAGAACGGGACGTACCCGGCGGTGGTGTTGATCCACTCCTTCAACGGGCTTGAACCCGGCTACCGGGATATGGTCGACCGCTTTGCCGGGGAGGGCTTCGTCGTCGTCGCTCCCGAGTGGCAGACATATGAACAATCGCCGGAGGACAACGTGACGGAGGCGCTTATCCGGGATACGGTCGCCTACCTCGGAACCCGCCCCGACGTCAACGCGAGCAGCCTCGGCCTGACCGGGTTCTGCGCAGGCGGACGCTACACAATGCTCTTCCTACCCCAAATTGAAGAGTTCGACGCGGGTGTTGCCTGGTACGGGTTCCCCTACTCCGGCGGGCAGGCGAACGGAACGCCCCCGGCGGACCTGATCGGCGACCTTGCCGATCCGATGCTGATCATCCACGGCACGGCGGATCAGGCAAGCCCGGTGGCCGAGATCTACCGGTATGCGACCGATCTCGATGCGGCCGGGAAGTACTTCGAGCTCAAGGTCTACCAGGGCGAGCCGCACGGGTTCATGGTAGAGGACGGCGAGCTCTCGACGAGTTTCGTCGCCGAGGACGCCTACGGGGAGATGGTGACGTTCTTTAACCGGACGCTCGGGTGA
- a CDS encoding ion transporter, whose translation MDYQAVRRRIYGILEPAREGDRPVRRRIYEILEPAREGDRASYAFDLFITLVIVLNIATMILLSVRGVREYPAVAIVLCLLAGLTLIIFIVEYILRLWSCVEDPLYHTPVAGRLRWARTPYALIDLVVILPYFLLFFFGFNLTGLVILRVFRLFKIVRYSDSVSLIIRVVRAERDTLATTYVVLFIVLIAAATLMYQVEYPAQPEAFSDIPAAMWWGIITLTTTGYGDMVPITPAGKLLGSVIALIGIGIFALPAGILASGFSKVLARETGDEVYLCPHCRQEVKQSELWRKGE comes from the coding sequence ATGGATTACCAGGCGGTCAGGCGGCGGATCTATGGGATACTCGAGCCTGCACGTGAGGGTGATCGGCCGGTCAGGCGGCGGATCTATGAGATACTTGAGCCCGCACGCGAGGGTGACCGGGCAAGTTACGCCTTCGATCTCTTCATCACGCTCGTGATTGTGCTGAACATCGCGACCATGATCCTCCTCTCCGTCCGGGGGGTGCGTGAGTATCCGGCGGTTGCCATCGTGCTCTGCCTGCTTGCGGGTCTGACGCTGATCATCTTCATCGTTGAGTATATCCTCAGGCTCTGGTCGTGCGTCGAAGACCCCCTCTACCATACGCCCGTCGCGGGGAGGCTCCGGTGGGCACGGACACCCTACGCGTTAATCGATCTCGTCGTCATTCTCCCCTATTTCCTGCTCTTCTTCTTCGGGTTCAATCTCACAGGGCTTGTCATCCTGCGTGTCTTCCGGCTCTTCAAGATTGTCCGTTACTCAGACTCCGTATCCCTCATCATCCGGGTGGTCAGAGCCGAGAGGGACACCCTGGCGACGACCTACGTGGTTCTCTTCATCGTCCTGATCGCCGCCGCGACCCTGATGTACCAGGTCGAGTACCCCGCCCAGCCCGAGGCCTTCTCCGATATTCCGGCGGCGATGTGGTGGGGGATCATCACGCTCACCACCACCGGCTACGGCGACATGGTCCCGATAACACCGGCGGGCAAACTGCTCGGCTCCGTCATTGCCCTGATCGGGATAGGTATCTTCGCTCTCCCTGCCGGTATTCTCGCCTCCGGCTTTTCAAAGGTGCTTGCCCGGGAGACGGGTGACGAGGTCTATCTCTGCCCGCACTGCAGGCAGGAAGTGAAACAGAGCGAGCTCTGGAGAAAGGGCGAATAA
- a CDS encoding cupin domain-containing protein produces the protein MKKGFVAEIEKETVENTDFRRVLYTGKYSQLVLMNLKPGEEIGEEVHDDVDQFFRFEEGEGKVVIDGVEHAVKDGSAVIVPSGANHNVVNTSRTADLKLYTIYSPPEHQDKVVRKTREEAMAREEHFDGKTTE, from the coding sequence ATGAAGAAAGGATTTGTCGCTGAGATCGAGAAAGAGACTGTAGAGAATACCGACTTCCGCAGAGTCCTCTACACCGGGAAGTACAGCCAGCTCGTGCTGATGAACCTCAAGCCCGGCGAGGAGATCGGCGAAGAGGTGCACGACGACGTCGATCAGTTCTTCCGGTTCGAGGAAGGTGAAGGAAAAGTCGTGATCGACGGCGTAGAGCATGCCGTAAAGGACGGCAGCGCCGTGATTGTGCCGAGCGGTGCGAACCACAACGTGGTGAACACTTCGAGGACGGCAGACCTCAAGCTCTACACGATCTACTCGCCGCCCGAGCATCAGGACAAGGTCGTGCGGAAGACCCGCGAGGAGGCGATGGCCAGGGAGGAGCACTTCGACGGAAAGACGACGGAGTGA
- a CDS encoding ABC transporter ATP-binding protein encodes MTDTTPPLLEFKNITVVRDGRTLLDSLSLTVGAGEHIALLGPNGAGKSSFIRLITREYYPSFQGEHGAFRIWGRDRWHVFDLRSHLGVVSNDLQHTFTRDMSGREVVLSGFFSSVGLFTHKVTGEMERKADEILAFLEIEHLGDRPMTELSSGEARRLLIGRALVHDPAALVLDEPTNSLDLHALHTFRRTIRKIARSGTGIILVTHNLHDIIPEISRVVLMKDGRFWKDGQKAEMLTDANIGGLFSVPVHVKEEEDGYYYATGY; translated from the coding sequence ATGACAGATACTACCCCACCCCTGCTTGAGTTTAAGAATATCACCGTCGTCAGAGACGGAAGGACGCTCCTCGACTCGCTCTCGCTCACGGTCGGTGCCGGGGAACATATTGCCCTGCTCGGGCCGAACGGTGCGGGCAAGTCGTCGTTCATCCGGCTGATCACCCGCGAATACTACCCCTCCTTCCAAGGGGAGCACGGAGCGTTCAGAATCTGGGGGCGTGACCGGTGGCACGTCTTCGATCTCCGCTCTCATCTCGGCGTCGTCTCAAACGACCTCCAGCATACCTTTACCCGTGACATGTCGGGTCGGGAAGTCGTCCTCTCTGGTTTCTTCTCGAGCGTTGGGCTCTTCACCCATAAAGTAACCGGCGAGATGGAGCGAAAGGCGGACGAGATCCTCGCATTCCTCGAGATCGAGCATCTCGGGGATCGGCCGATGACGGAGTTATCCTCCGGCGAGGCACGGAGGCTCCTGATCGGGCGTGCGCTCGTCCACGACCCGGCCGCCCTCGTCCTCGACGAACCGACAAACAGCCTCGATCTGCACGCGCTTCATACTTTCCGGAGAACCATCCGGAAGATTGCCCGGTCGGGAACCGGGATCATCCTCGTGACCCATAACCTCCACGATATCATCCCGGAGATCTCCCGGGTCGTCCTCATGAAGGACGGCCGCTTCTGGAAAGACGGGCAGAAAGCAGAGATGCTGACCGATGCGAATATCGGCGGACTTTTTTCGGTGCCGGTGCACGTGA
- a CDS encoding DUF169 domain-containing protein: MDAALRDTFVHLWEKYFPGAELPITFEVGGATEGLERAPAPTGWRCFVCDLAKVRRGTSLAFDEDSLGCRGGRFYLGYDAERFPDFRYFLSYGKPGVVEGERYKQTPEIVDELDRGTVRVPTTGKSIVFKRWDTLTDTDNPDAVVFFARPEVLSGLFTLANFDWADPNGVICPFGAGCSSIFTYPWLEQQNEKPKAVLGLFDPSARPCVPLDVLTMAFPMKKFEKVIGFMEESFLNTGAWEKVKKKIARSDALHTHKSA, from the coding sequence ATGGATGCAGCACTGCGCGATACCTTCGTACACCTCTGGGAGAAGTACTTTCCAGGAGCGGAGCTTCCGATCACGTTCGAGGTAGGGGGCGCTACCGAAGGACTTGAGAGAGCTCCTGCCCCGACGGGCTGGAGGTGCTTCGTCTGCGATCTCGCAAAGGTACGAAGAGGAACGAGCCTCGCTTTCGATGAGGACTCGCTGGGGTGCCGCGGGGGAAGGTTCTACCTCGGCTACGATGCCGAAAGGTTTCCCGATTTCCGCTACTTCCTCTCGTACGGAAAGCCCGGCGTTGTCGAGGGAGAACGCTACAAGCAGACGCCGGAGATCGTGGACGAGCTCGACCGGGGAACCGTCCGGGTACCCACGACGGGAAAGAGTATCGTTTTCAAACGCTGGGACACCCTGACGGATACGGATAACCCGGACGCCGTCGTCTTCTTCGCACGACCCGAAGTGCTCTCCGGCCTCTTCACGCTCGCGAACTTCGATTGGGCAGACCCAAACGGTGTGATCTGCCCGTTCGGTGCCGGATGCAGTTCGATCTTCACCTACCCATGGCTCGAGCAGCAGAACGAGAAACCAAAAGCCGTGCTCGGGCTGTTCGACCCCTCGGCGCGGCCGTGCGTCCCGCTGGACGTCCTGACGATGGCCTTCCCCATGAAGAAGTTTGAAAAAGTGATAGGGTTCATGGAGGAGAGTTTCCTGAACACGGGTGCCTGGGAGAAGGTGAAGAAGAAGATCGCCCGGAGTGATGCGCTCCATACGCATAAAAGCGCTTGA
- a CDS encoding VOC family protein has protein sequence MLTDAMVMPTLPVADMSRARKFYEEKLGLKLREEQEGEAIYDCGGGTMLYLYQRAPTKADNTAATFIVDDIKTEVAGMKQKGITFEEYDMPGLKTEGSIATSGQEKIAWFKDTEGNILAVTQFAARPERERREAEARAAPPAR, from the coding sequence ATGTTAACCGATGCAATGGTAATGCCCACGCTCCCCGTTGCCGATATGAGCCGGGCACGAAAGTTCTACGAGGAGAAACTCGGCCTCAAGCTCCGTGAAGAGCAGGAAGGCGAAGCAATCTACGACTGCGGAGGAGGGACGATGCTTTACCTCTACCAGCGAGCGCCGACGAAAGCCGACAACACGGCGGCTACCTTCATCGTCGACGACATCAAGACTGAAGTTGCCGGGATGAAGCAGAAGGGGATTACATTTGAGGAGTATGACATGCCGGGGCTAAAGACCGAAGGAAGCATCGCGACCAGCGGCCAGGAGAAAATAGCATGGTTTAAGGACACCGAGGGGAACATCCTCGCCGTGACCCAGTTTGCTGCACGTCCAGAGAGAGAACGGCGTGAAGCGGAAGCGCGGGCAGCCCCGCCGGCACGCTGA